The region CTAAAGAGGTAATTGAGTATGTAGCAATTCTGCGCCAGGAAAATGCTGATCTCCAGGGTACAGAGGATCCCCTGGTTCAAAAAATAAAGGTCCTCCGTCATGGCCTCACCCTGGTGGAGCCGGTGATGGATGTAGGTTAAGATTGCGCTGGTCCGCACCCTCTATTTAGAGGGTGTTTTTGTTTTTTATCCCTGGTTTTACGCAAATCTGTAAACATATGGACAATTTTCAGCGCCTAGGCTATACTTTAAACAAAGCAGGTTAAAATAAGCAAGGCTACCATCTGATAGCGCCGAATTATTCCCTTATGCGCAGGTGAAAGGGATGCTTAAATCAGTCAGGTTTTCCTTTTATAAAGTCATGCTGGCAACTGGAACACGCGGGCTGGAGCTAGTCCCATCAAAAATTACCGCACTGCAGAGCGCCTTTATCAAAAGTTTTCGCAGGGTGGTTTGTAACCAGAACCGCAGAGAATGCGCCCGTTGTGCAGTTTATTCCGAATGCCCTTTCTACAGGGTTTTTTTAGCTGCTCCTGCCGGGGTACATTACGGAGCTAAGGCGGAACCATTTGTTTTGGGGTTTCCCTTTGGCAACAAGACTTCTTACCAGCCGGGTGAGACCCTGGCGGTCGGGCTGGTGTTGATTGGCGATACCTGGAAGTATCTGCCCCACTTTGTCAATGCTCTGCAGGAATTGGGCGGAACATTGGAGAAAACAAATAGGTCTTTTCGTCTAGTGGGTGTGGTAGGAGTAAATCCTTTAAACAATGACTGCCGGTTAGCTGCTATACCGGAAAAAGGGCAGCCGTACAACGAGGAGTTGTCTTTGTCGGGTGCGGAAATAGAGCTGGCGGCAAATAATCTGGACAGAAGTGTCATTGCCATTGACTACGTTACAGTTACCAGGCTGCGTTACCGCAACCAGGTGGCCGAGCGGGCCGAGTTCAACATATTAATTAGAAACTTGCTGCGCCGGATCAGGGGGTTAGGGCTACATCAGGGAGTGGAAAATCTGGAAAATTTTTTGGGCCTGGTCCGGAAGGCCCAGCAGATTTATACTGTTTCGGACTATACCCGGTGGGTTGACCTGCGCAAACCAAACCGCAGAGTAGCTAGCGGCCAATTTTCCGGGGGTTTGATGGGGCAGGTTACCTACAGGGGCGAACTGGCCCCCTTTTTAACGTTGCTTAAACTGGGTGAGCTTTTGCACGTAGGATGGTTTTCCGGTTTCGGGTTGGGTAAGTATTCAATCTTGCCCAAAATAAGTGGTTAGTATAAATGCTTAGATAAGGGTGAACATGATGCAAGAAAGAGGGCCGGAAAAACCGAATGGTTTGGAGGAGGAGGGACAGGCTGCGGCGGACCGGTATCGCCTGTTGTTTGCAGAGGCTAACGATGCCATTTTTGTTTATGACCTGGATGGCCGGTTATTGGATGCTAACCGGCGGGCCTGGGAACTCTTTGGTTACTCCCGGGAAGAGCTGTTAAAGATGAATAGCAGTCTTTTATCCGCTGCAGGCTGTCAGCCGGCAGAGCACTGGATGGAAAGATCCGGGAAGAAGGTCGGCTGGTCTATCAATCGGTGATCAAGCATTCTTCCGGCGCGCTGAGAGCTGTCGAAGTCAGCGCCAACCTGACCGGTTGCCTGGGGCAACCGGCAATCCTGGCTATAGTGCGGGACATCACCGAACAAAAAAACGCGCTCGAGGAAATCTTGCGCTGGAACAAGGAACTGGCCCGACTTTCTGCTACCACCACCGCGCTGATGAAGATCAACCAACTGATCAGCGCTACCCTCGATGTGGATCAAATCTGGAAAGTCTTTTCCAGAGAGTTGCAGCAGCTGATGCCGCTAGACCGGGTCGGCTTAGCCATTTTAAAAGGAGAAGGCAGGAATATTTCGGTAAAGGTGATGACCCTGACTGGCAAGTGGGCAGGCAAAACCTCTGACAATCTGCCGCTAAAAGAAGGCACTTCCCTGGATTGGATCATCCGCCACCGGGTACCCCATATTGAGCGGGACTTAGCAATAAAACAGGATTTTTCCGAAGACAGGTGGCTATATAAAGAAGGAATCCGTTCCGTGATCAGGGTCCCTATTTTCTCAAAAGGAAACCTGATCGGAATATTGTTTCTGGACAGCACAGAGCCTGACGCTTATTCCGAGCAGGACCTGACCATTCTGGAGCCGATTGCGGTGCAGCTGGCGATTACCATGGAAAAGCAGCGGTTGTATCGCCGGCTGGAGGAAAAGGAACGTCAGGCCAGGCTTTTATATGAATTGACCGCTGAACTCAACTTGAGTCTAAACCTGGATGTTATTCTCAGTACGCTGGTGCAGAAGACAGCGGAAGCCCTGGCTGTACCAGCCTGCCTGGTGGGGCTGGTAACCGGGGAAGAGCTGGCAGTAAATAATTTTTATAATATCCGGCCTGAGATTGCCAGCCAAATCCGCTTTAAAAAGGGAGAAGCCTGGCTGGGCAAGGTCTGGGCCACCGGCCGGCCGGTGGTAGTACCGGATCTGCTGGCAACTGCCACTTATCCCCATTTAGTTGAGGCTGTAGGAGCCAAGGCTATGGCAGCGGCGCCGATTCTGTTGCAGGGCCAGGTCATCGGGGTGATCTGCGCTTATAGCCAGGAAGCCGGCGATTTTACTAGGGATACCGTCACCATGCTGGAAGCCTTTGCCGCCCAGGCTGCGGTAGCCATCAACAATGCCCGGAGCTTTGAAGAGATCAAGGAAGCCAAAGAGAAGATCGAAGAAATGAATCAGCGGGATTTTCTGACCGGTCTATATAACCGCCAGTTCTTTGAAAACCTTTTTCTGAAAGAGAAAGAAAGGGCCGCCAGGTACCAGCATGTGATCACGGTTGCCATGCTGGATCTGGATAACTTTAAAACTATCAATGATGTTCACGGGCACCAGATGGGGGATGAGGTGCTGCGCCAGGTCGGGAAGCTGGTTTTGAACACAGTGCGCCAGATCGACATTCCCGGGCGGTTTGGGGGAGATGAGCTGGTGATCGCTTTTCCGGAAACAGGCCGGGACGAGGCTATGGCGGCAATCAACCGGCTGAAGTCGGCATTATCCCAATTAAACGAAACAAAGATGTTTCCCTTTCCCGTTGATATAAGCATTGGGCTTGCCAGCAGGCGGAACAATTATGATTATTTGCTGCAAGAAGCAGACGCAGCCATGTATCAGGAAAAATATCACAAAAAGGGGCTGGCCCCGCCTAAGCTTGAAGTTGTCAGGCCGGAAACAGAACGGAATTTTGCATAGCACGGGACCAGGAAAGCGGCTGAAGGGAGGCCATCAGGGTCTTCCCTTTTCCATGTCCGGCACAGTCAAAATATAATTTGTTGGAGGCCGAGAAATGATTAAGGCTAAAAAAATTCTGGCAATTAATCCAGGCGCAACTTCCACTAAATATGGCATCTTTGCCGGAGAAGAAGCTGTCTTACAGGAAACAGTCCGGCATCCCTACCAGGAATTATCCGGGTTTGCCAGGGTCGTAGATCAGTTTGATTTGCGGTTAAACCTGATCACGGAGGCCATGGCCAGGGCCGGATTCAGGCTGGAGGAGTTAGACGCGGTAGTGGGCCGGGGCGGTCTCCTGAAACCCCTTGCGGGAGGTACCTACCTGGTCAATGATGCAATGCTCCGGGATCTGCGGGCAGGAGTGCAAGGGGAACATGCTTCAAACCTGGGGGGAATTATGGCCTATTACTTGGCGGAACGTCTGGGCATTCCGGCCTTTGTGGTCGATCCGGTGGCGGTGGACGAGATGGATGCCATCGCCCGGCTTTCCGGCTTGCCTGACCTGCCCCGGAAAAGCCTTTCCCACGCCTTGAACATGAAAGCGGTGGCCCGCCGGGTGGCCAAGGAGATGGGCCGCAGCTATTTTGATCTGAACCTGGTGGTAGCCCACCTGGGCAGCGGCATTTCCGTCAGCCCCCACCAAAAAGGCAGGATGATTGACGTTAACAATGCTTTAAACGAGGGGCCCTTCTCCCCGGAAAGAACCGGCGGTCTGCCGGCCCTGGAACTGGTGAAGCTTTGTTATTCCGGCAAGTACACCCTGGACCAGATGACGGCTTTTGTCACCCGGGAAGGGGGCATGTACGCCTACCTGGGGACCAAGGACCTGAAAGAGGCCGAAGAAAGGGCAGCCGGCGGAGACCAGCAGGCCAAGCTGGTGGTGGAAGCCATGGCTTACCAGATCGCCAAGGAGATCGGTGCCATGGCGGCAGTCCTGGCCGGGGAAGTGGACAGGGTGGTTTTAACCGGCGGCATGGCCTACTCCCAGTCCTTGGTTGACAAAATAATTGCCAGGGTAAAATTTATCGCCCCGGTTGTAGTGGTACCCGGTGAGGAAGAGCTGCCTTCTCTGGCCCAGGGCGCCTTACGGGTATTAAACGGCGAGGAGGAAGCAAAAATCTATCGCTAAGGGGTGTGGATGTGACTAATTTTCAGGTCCTCCTGGATGCGGTGGCAAGGCTGCCCAAGACCCGGGTAAGTGTGGCCGGGGCAGCCGAACCTTTTATCCTGGAGGGAGTAAAAGAAGCCTGGCGCCGGGGGCTGATTGATCCGGTGCTGGTTGGGGACCAGCGGGGGATAGTAAAGGCCGTGCTGGATGTGGGGCTGGACCCGGCCCGGATGGAAATAGTTCATGAACCTGATCTGACGCAGGCAGCCTACACCTCGGCGGCCCTGGTGGCAAATGGTCAGGCAGATGTATTAATGAAAGGCAAAGTCAGCAGTACCGACTTTATGCGGGGCTTGTTAGCCAGGGAAT is a window of Syntrophomonadaceae bacterium DNA encoding:
- the cas6 gene encoding CRISPR system precrRNA processing endoribonuclease RAMP protein Cas6 yields the protein MLKSVRFSFYKVMLATGTRGLELVPSKITALQSAFIKSFRRVVCNQNRRECARCAVYSECPFYRVFLAAPAGVHYGAKAEPFVLGFPFGNKTSYQPGETLAVGLVLIGDTWKYLPHFVNALQELGGTLEKTNRSFRLVGVVGVNPLNNDCRLAAIPEKGQPYNEELSLSGAEIELAANNLDRSVIAIDYVTVTRLRYRNQVAERAEFNILIRNLLRRIRGLGLHQGVENLENFLGLVRKAQQIYTVSDYTRWVDLRKPNRRVASGQFSGGLMGQVTYRGELAPFLTLLKLGELLHVGWFSGFGLGKYSILPKISG
- a CDS encoding PAS domain S-box protein; the protein is MMQERGPEKPNGLEEEGQAAADRYRLLFAEANDAIFVYDLDGRLLDANRRAWELFGYSREELLKMNSSLLSAAGCQPAEHWMERSGKKVGWSINR
- a CDS encoding diguanylate cyclase, encoding MIKHSSGALRAVEVSANLTGCLGQPAILAIVRDITEQKNALEEILRWNKELARLSATTTALMKINQLISATLDVDQIWKVFSRELQQLMPLDRVGLAILKGEGRNISVKVMTLTGKWAGKTSDNLPLKEGTSLDWIIRHRVPHIERDLAIKQDFSEDRWLYKEGIRSVIRVPIFSKGNLIGILFLDSTEPDAYSEQDLTILEPIAVQLAITMEKQRLYRRLEEKERQARLLYELTAELNLSLNLDVILSTLVQKTAEALAVPACLVGLVTGEELAVNNFYNIRPEIASQIRFKKGEAWLGKVWATGRPVVVPDLLATATYPHLVEAVGAKAMAAAPILLQGQVIGVICAYSQEAGDFTRDTVTMLEAFAAQAAVAINNARSFEEIKEAKEKIEEMNQRDFLTGLYNRQFFENLFLKEKERAARYQHVITVAMLDLDNFKTINDVHGHQMGDEVLRQVGKLVLNTVRQIDIPGRFGGDELVIAFPETGRDEAMAAINRLKSALSQLNETKMFPFPVDISIGLASRRNNYDYLLQEADAAMYQEKYHKKGLAPPKLEVVRPETERNFA
- the buk gene encoding butyrate kinase; translation: MIKAKKILAINPGATSTKYGIFAGEEAVLQETVRHPYQELSGFARVVDQFDLRLNLITEAMARAGFRLEELDAVVGRGGLLKPLAGGTYLVNDAMLRDLRAGVQGEHASNLGGIMAYYLAERLGIPAFVVDPVAVDEMDAIARLSGLPDLPRKSLSHALNMKAVARRVAKEMGRSYFDLNLVVAHLGSGISVSPHQKGRMIDVNNALNEGPFSPERTGGLPALELVKLCYSGKYTLDQMTAFVTREGGMYAYLGTKDLKEAEERAAGGDQQAKLVVEAMAYQIAKEIGAMAAVLAGEVDRVVLTGGMAYSQSLVDKIIARVKFIAPVVVVPGEEELPSLAQGALRVLNGEEEAKIYR